Sequence from the Desulfuromonas acetoxidans DSM 684 genome:
CGATGACATGAAGATCGGTGATCTGGCGTTTTTTTATCACTCCAACTGTGCCGAACCCGGTATCGTCGGCATTATGGAAGTGGTCAAAGAGGGCTATCCCGACTTTACGGCGTTTGACCCCAACAGCAAATACTTTGACGCTAAAAGTGTTGGTGATAAACCGCGTTGGTTCATGGTCGATATCCGCTATGTTCGTCACCTCAAAAGGCCGATTGCGCTCAAGGAGCTCAAAGAGTATCCACAGCTTGACGGCATGCAGATCCTGCGCAAGGGGAATCGACTGTCCATCACCCCCGTCAGCAAGGAGCATTGGGACTTTATTGTTGGTCTGGAAAACGCTTGAGCTTCTAGGACGCGCATTGTGAACGCCCCTGGCAAAACACGGAGATTAAACCTGCATGGAAATCACCCTGACCACACCAGCCCTGCTGTTTCCGGCTATCTCACTGCTGTTGCTAGCCTATACCAACCGTTTTCTGACCTTGGCCGCCCTGATCCGCAGTCTCTATGCCGAGTGGCGCGATAACCAC
This genomic interval carries:
- a CDS encoding EVE domain-containing protein; this encodes MNYWLMKSEPEAFGIDDLQQMPEQTEHWDGVRNYQARNMMRDDMKIGDLAFFYHSNCAEPGIVGIMEVVKEGYPDFTAFDPNSKYFDAKSVGDKPRWFMVDIRYVRHLKRPIALKELKEYPQLDGMQILRKGNRLSITPVSKEHWDFIVGLENA